In Oncorhynchus tshawytscha isolate Ot180627B linkage group LG23, Otsh_v2.0, whole genome shotgun sequence, the following proteins share a genomic window:
- the LOC112222507 gene encoding ribosomal RNA small subunit methyltransferase NEP1 isoform X2 yields MEAHSGDKRGLEHLDEYEPKPAKHMRSLHDRMVERRLVVILEGATLETVKVGKTFELLNCDQHKGMIIKSGRDPGKIRPDITHQCLLMLMDSPLNRAGLLQVYIHTERNALIEINPQTRIPRTFNRFCGLMVQLLHKLSVRAADGPQRLLKLIKNPVSDHLPPGCPRICTSFSSGEAVGARTVVPEEGPATVVVGAFAHGAVNVDYTEKTVSISNYPLSACPLLS; encoded by the exons ATGGAAGCCCACAGTGGAGACAAGCGTGGTCTTGAGCATTTAGACGAATATGAACCCAAACCAGCAAAACATATGCGTAGCCTGCACGATCGCATGGTGGAAAGGCGACTAGTAGTTATTTTAGAGGGGGCAACGCTGGAAACAGTGAAG GTTGGCAAGACATTTGAACTGCTGAACTGTGACCAACACAAGGGCATGATCATCAAAAGTGGGCGGGACCCAGGGAAGATTCGACCTGACATTACACATCAG TGTTTGTTAATGCTGATGGACAGTCCATTGAACAGGGCAGGTCTCCTGCAGGTTTACATCCACACAGAGAGGAACGCCTTGATTGAGATCAACCCACAGACACGCATCCCCCGAACCTTCAACCGCTTCTGTGGCCTCATGG TCCAGCTCCTGCACAAGCTGAGTGTGAGGGCGGCTGACGGCCCCCAGCGCCTGCTGAAGCTCATCAAGAACCCTGTGTCAGACCACCTGCCCCCTGGCTGCCCCCGTATTTGTACCTCGTTCTCCTCTGGGGAGGCAGTGGGCGCCCGCACCGTGGTACCAGAGGAGGGGCCCGCCACTGTGGTGGTCGGAGCATTTGCACACGGAGCG GTGAATGTGGACTACACAGAGAAGACTGTTTCCATCAGTAACTACCCTCTCTCTGcttgtcctctcctgtcttaG
- the LOC112222507 gene encoding ribosomal RNA small subunit methyltransferase NEP1 isoform X1 translates to MEAHSGDKRGLEHLDEYEPKPAKHMRSLHDRMVERRLVVILEGATLETVKVGKTFELLNCDQHKGMIIKSGRDPGKIRPDITHQCLLMLMDSPLNRAGLLQVYIHTERNALIEINPQTRIPRTFNRFCGLMVQLLHKLSVRAADGPQRLLKLIKNPVSDHLPPGCPRICTSFSSGEAVGARTVVPEEGPATVVVGAFAHGAVNVDYTEKTVSISNYPLSAALTCAKMCSAFEEVWGVL, encoded by the exons ATGGAAGCCCACAGTGGAGACAAGCGTGGTCTTGAGCATTTAGACGAATATGAACCCAAACCAGCAAAACATATGCGTAGCCTGCACGATCGCATGGTGGAAAGGCGACTAGTAGTTATTTTAGAGGGGGCAACGCTGGAAACAGTGAAG GTTGGCAAGACATTTGAACTGCTGAACTGTGACCAACACAAGGGCATGATCATCAAAAGTGGGCGGGACCCAGGGAAGATTCGACCTGACATTACACATCAG TGTTTGTTAATGCTGATGGACAGTCCATTGAACAGGGCAGGTCTCCTGCAGGTTTACATCCACACAGAGAGGAACGCCTTGATTGAGATCAACCCACAGACACGCATCCCCCGAACCTTCAACCGCTTCTGTGGCCTCATGG TCCAGCTCCTGCACAAGCTGAGTGTGAGGGCGGCTGACGGCCCCCAGCGCCTGCTGAAGCTCATCAAGAACCCTGTGTCAGACCACCTGCCCCCTGGCTGCCCCCGTATTTGTACCTCGTTCTCCTCTGGGGAGGCAGTGGGCGCCCGCACCGTGGTACCAGAGGAGGGGCCCGCCACTGTGGTGGTCGGAGCATTTGCACACGGAGCG GTGAATGTGGACTACACAGAGAAGACTGTTTCCATCAGTAACtaccctctctctgctgccctcacCTGTGCCAAGATGTGCTCTGCCTTTGAGGAGGTCTGGGGCGTGTTGTGA